One Pectinophora gossypiella chromosome 9, ilPecGoss1.1, whole genome shotgun sequence genomic region harbors:
- the LOC126369341 gene encoding uncharacterized protein LOC126369341 translates to MGKRKRERDDDYDYIKKKMKKLERKLKKARKNHSDTSSTSSRNAPSIEEDGPPIVGNNYDIISSEEEVLESSRSNLPSNNEVGDTLPLLTTASDDEPLPSTSAGTAPAPADLPNELLPGPELNDEILAILGDDLSVVKEYGNDIQADLALRLKHLLTQGMPKEIRKELHDRYLPPGNCNCVGAPELNLEVKAAIPDVIYKRDRSIQAKQKQVGCAISCISEALTILLSRENKDTQIIKLLMDGSRLLCDCQHADSVTRRNFVLNNIKKDIREHLVKSKIDKFLFGSDVVEVIKTAKSISKSGADLKSVPTTSTIKSTQPAKNKQNPGPSRQHTRNNLNWKAPPPGRRQQGTQRAKEPAQRNQHANSSRPSQRAPAQASQTNYNRR, encoded by the exons ATGGGAAAAAGGAAGCGTGAACGTGACGACGATTACGattatattaagaaaaaaatgaagaaactcgaaaggaaattaaaaaaagccCGGAAGAATCATAGTGATACGTCTTCTACATCATCGAGGAATGCACCGTCAATCGAAGAAG ACGGTCCACCGATTGTAGGAAACAATTATGATATTATATCTAGTGAGGAAGAAGTACTGGAGTCGAGTCGATCGAACTTACCTAGCAATAATGAGGTCGGAGACACATTGccgttattaacaactgcttcTGATGACGAACCATTACCATCAACGAGTGCCGGCACCGCACCGGCGCCCGCCGATCTTCCTAATGAGCTGCTGCCGGGTCCAGAGCTTAACGATGAAATCTTAGCGATACTAGGAGATGACCTATCAGTTGTCAAggaatatggaaatgacattcAGGCGGACTTGGCGTTACGGCTTAAGCACCTGCTTACTCAGGGAATGCCCAAAGAAATTCGGAAGGAGTTACATGACAGATATTTACCACCTGGTAATTGTAATTGTGTTGGCGCTCCTGAACTTAATCTTGAAGTTAAGGCTGCTATACCCGATGTTATATATAAAAGAGACCGAAGCATCCAAGCGAAACAGAAACAAGTCGGTTGTGCAATTTCATGTATTAGTGAAGctttaacaatattgttatcTCGAGAGAATAAGGACACACAGATTATCAAACTCTTAATGGATGGAAGTCGACTTTTGTGTGATTGTCAACATGCTGATTCAGTCACGCGGCGTAATTTTGTccttaataacataaaaaaggaCATAAGGGAACACCTCGTGAAGTCAAAAATTGATAAGTTTCTATTTGGCTCTGATGTAGTGGAGGTAATTAAGACTGCAAAATCAATATCTAAATCGGGGGCAGATTTAAAATCAGTTCCCACCACATCTACAATAAAATCTACACAACCGGCCaagaacaaacaaaatccaggacCATCTAGACAACATACCAGGAATAATTTAAACTGGAAGGCTCCTCCCCCGGGTCGCAGGCAACAGGGGACTCAGAGGGCGAAGGAGCCTGCTCAGAGGAACCAGCACGCGAACTCCTCGCGACCATCGCAGCGAGCGCCGGCGCAGGCATCGCAGACCAATTACAACCGCCGCTAG